A region of Kwoniella shandongensis chromosome 14, complete sequence DNA encodes the following proteins:
- a CDS encoding glutamine synthetase — MSELIATKRVDLLAPYLALDQGSRVQAEYIWIDGDGGLRSKTMTLEKAPASVADLKEWNFDGSSTNQAPGDNSDVFLRPVAIFKDPFRGGPNILVLCECYDNDGTPNKSNYRAHCKKVMDAAKDTEPWFGLEQEYTLFDADGQVFGWPKNGFPGPQGPYYCGVGTGRVFARDFIEAHYRACLYAGVNISGINAEVMPSQWEFQVGPCTGIDMGDHLWMARFLLIRIGEEWGIKPSLHPKPLKGDWNGAGCHSNFSTKEMRTPGKGMAAIEAAIKKLEKKHLEHIAVYGEDNDQRLTGKHETASITNFSAGVANRGASIRIPRHVGAQGYGYLEDRRPASNVDPYRVSAILVETTLLN; from the exons ATGTCCGAACTCATCGCTACCAAGCGTGTTGATCTCCTTGCCCCTTACCTCGCTCTCGACCAGGGTTCTCGTGTTCAAGCCGAGT ACATCTGGATcgacggtgatggtggtctCCGAAGCAAGACCATGACCCTTGAGAAGGCTCCCGCTTCCGTTGCCGACCTCAAAGAGTGGAACTTTGACGGTTCTTCCACCAACCAGGCTCCCGGCGACAACTCTGATGTCTTCCTC CGACCCGTTGCCATCTTCAAGGACCCCTTCCGAGGTGGCcccaacatcctcgtcctttgTGAATGTTACGACAACGACGGTACCCCCAACAAGTCCAATTACCGAGCTCACTGCAAGAAGGTGATGGACGCTGCCAAGGACACCGAGCCTTGGTTCGGTCTTGAGCAGGAGTACACCCTCTTCGATGCCGATGGACAAGTCTTCGGTTGGCCCAAGAACGGTTTCCCCGGTCCCCAGGGTCCTTATTACTGTGGTGTTGGTACCGGCCGAGTCTTTGCCCGAGATTTCATCGAGGCCCACTAC CGGGCTTGTCTCTACGCCGGTGTCAACATCTCTGGTATCAACGCCGAGGTCATGCCCTCCCAATGGGAGTTCCAGGTCGGTCCTTGTACTGGTATCGACATGGGAGACCACCTCTGGATGGCTCGATTCCTCCTCATCAGGATCGGTGAGGAGTGGGGAATCAAG CCCTCGCTCCACCCCAAGCCCCTCAAGGGTGACTGGAACGGTGCTGGTTGTcactccaacttctccaccaaggAGATGCGAACGCCGGGCAAGGGTATGGCCGCTATTGAGGCCGCCATCaagaagctcgagaagaagcaccTTGAACACATTGCCGTCTACGGTGAGGACAACGACCAGAGGTTGACCGGTAAACACGAGACCGCCTCCATCACCAACTTCTCTGCCGGTGTTGCCAACCGAGGTGCTTCCATCCGAATTCCCCGACATGTCGGTGCCCAGGGCTACGGTTACCTTGAGGACCGACGACCCGCTTCCAACGTTGACCCTTACCGAGTCTCC GCCATTCTTGTTGAGACCACCCTCCTCAACTAA